From Nocardia sp. NBC_00416:
CTCGCTCTTGAGTTCGCCGACCGCGGCGACCGGATCCCCCGAGATCAACTCCACCGCCGGGTCCGGACGGGCCTTCAGCGTGGTGGACACCACGAACTGCCGCAGATGCGCGTACGGGCTCGCGGTACCGGTGCGCACCCCGAAATCGTGGGTCCGGCGGCCCATGATCACGGTGTCGAAGTTCTCGTTGCGTTTATCGATGCCCAGTGTGGCGCGCACCTGCGACGGCAATGTCTCCGGATACTGAGCGGTGATCGCGGGTCCGTGATCACCGCCGACCGGGAAGAAATCGACCGAGCCCTCCTCGGTGGCGATGAATCCGTCGATGGTGGCGGCGACGTAGTAGGTGAGCTTGCGCATGGCGTCCCTCCCGGGTGGACAGGGTCGGCGATCTTGCCCCACGGCAACCGTAACCCGGCGTCGGCTTCCGCGGCGAGGCCCCCGCTAGGACGATCCGCGCCGCACGCGCGGCGGCGGCTGGCAGCGCGGGCAGGAGTAGGACGAGCGATTCATGAACTTTTCCCGCACGATCACCGCCCCGCAGCGTGTGCAGGGCCGGTCGCCGCGCCCGTACACCGCCAGCGCGCGCTCGAAGTAGCCGGATTCGCCGTTCACATTCACGTACAGGGAATCGAAGGAGGTCCCCCCGGCGGCCAGTGCGTCGCCCATCACCGCACGCGCCTCGGTGAGCAGCGTGCGCAGGGCCGGGCGGGTGAGTGTGGCGGCTATCCGGCCGCCGTGCACACGGGCCCGCCACAATGCTTCGTCGGCGTAGATATTGCCGATACCCGAGACGACGGCCTGATCCAGCAGCACCCTTTTGATCTCGGTGTTCTTGGTACGCAGCGTCGCGACCACCCGGTCGTCGTCGAAACGGGGGTCCAGCGGGTCCCGCGCGATATGCGCCAGCAGATCGGGCAGCAGATCGCCGTCCACCTCCACCAGCGGCGCCAGCACCCAGCCGCCGAAGGTGCGTTGATCGACGAAACGCAACTCCTGCCCGTCGTCGAGGGTCGCCCGGATATGCGCGTGCTTCTCCACGGGCGCACCCGCGGGTTGCACCAGCATCTGCCCGCTCATACCGAGATGCACGACCAGCGCCGTATCGGCGGATTCACCATCGGACTCGTCGAAGGTGAGCCACAGGTACTTTCCACGACGTTCGGCGGCGACGACGGACAGTCCGGTGAGCCGTGCCGCCATATCGGCGGCGCCCGCCACATGGCGGCGCACCGATCGCGGATGGGTGACGGTCACCGACTCGACGGTCCGCCCGCACAGATGTTCGGCCAGGCCGCGGCGAACGACCTCCACTTCGGGGAGTTCGGGCACCTCAGGATTCGCCGGTCAGCGCCCGGTACGCCGCGCCCGCCGCCTTCTGTTCGGCTTCCTTCTTCGACCTGCCGACCCCCTGACCGTAGGCATTCCCGGCGATCACAGTGGTCGCGGTGAATTCCTTGTCGTGGTCGGGGCCGGTCGAGGAGATCTCGTAGCTGGGCACGCCGAGACCGCGTTCGGCGGTCAGCTCCTGCAGACTGGTCTTGAAGTCCAGGCCCGCGCCCATCCGCGGACCGCGTTCGAGCAGGTCGGCGAAGAGCCGCAGTACTACTTCCCGGGCCACATCGATCCCGTGTTCCAGGTGCACGGCACCCAGCAGCGATTCCATGCCGTCGGCGAGGATGCTGGGCTTGTCCCGGCCGCCGGTGAGTTCCTCACCTTTGCCGAGCAGCAGATGCACGCCCAGACCACCTGCACCCAGATTGCGTGCCACCTCGGCGAGCGCGTGCATGTTCACCACACTCGCCCGCAGCTTGGCCAGCTCGCCCTCGGATTTCTCCGGGTGCTCGTGGTAGAGCCGCTCGGTGATGCTCAGACCGAGTACCGAGTCCCCGAGGAACTCGAGCCGCTCATTGGTCGGGAGGCCACCGTTCTCGTACGCGTACGAGCGATGTGTCAACGCCAGTCGCAGCAGGTCGGGTGCCAACTCGACACCCAGCGCCGCGATCAGGCTCGCGTGATCACCCGGCTCACCGGGTTCGTCTTTTCCCGCGGTCAAGGGTCGACCGGGGGTCAGACGGGGGAAACGACCTGGCGGCCCTTGTAAGTACCGCAGGAGGGGCACGCGATATGCGGCGGGGTCTTCTGACCACAGGCCCGGTTCGGGCAGGTGATCAGGGTAGGCGCGGCGGCCTTCCACTGGCTGCGCCGCGACCGGGTGTTGGAACGGGACATCCGGCGCTTGGGAACGGCCACGACTAGTTCTCCTCTGTGCTGTTACGTGCTGTATCGGTGGAATGGTCTCCGGTGGCCGCACCCTCGTCGGGGCTGCCGCTGCCGGGCGATCCGGGGGCGAACTTCGCCAGCCCGGCCCAGCGGGGATCAAGTATCTCATGCCGGTGATCGGATCCCGCAATCGCCATCCGAACCCCGCACTCCGGGCACAGGCCCGGGCAGTCCGGCGAGCACAGCGGCTGCAGCGGCAGTTCCAGCCCGAGCTGGTCGACTACCAGGGGTTCCAGGTCGATGAGGTCATCGGTCATCCGATAGATCTCGTCGTCGGCGGCGGTCTGATCGGTGGTGCTGTCCGGGTAGGCGAACAGTTCGGTCAGCGAAAGGTGGACCGTATGGGTGAACTGTTCGAGGCATCGTGAGCATTCGCCGGATACCGGCGCGTCCAGCGAGCCGGTGACGAGCACTCCCTCGGAGACCGACTGCAGCCGCAGATCCAGCTCGACCTCGGTGTCGGCGGAGACACCGGCCAGGTCGAGCCCCAGACGTTCGGTCGTGGTGACCGTCCGCCGCAGTTCGCGCATCGAGCCCGGGGCGCGACCGAGGCTGCGGACATCCAGCACGAAACCCTCGCCGTGGGCACGACGGGGCGCACCGGAGTGTTTGCGCGCGGTGGTATCGGCAGGCATCGAAACTCCACTGGGTGGGTCGGGGGCTGGTCATGCGCCGGAATCGGCGAGCAACCACACCACCGTACGCGACCCGATCGACCTTGCAAAACCCGATAGACCGAGCTCAACCGGACACCGGTCGGGCCACCACCCCGGTTCCGGAACGACAGAGCGAAAGAGCGCAGCGACCGAGCGCCCGAGTGAAGAACCGGGGTTAACAGGGCCCCGACCCGCCCCGCCGAAGGCGACACAATCCAACAGCTCCGGGACCCACCTCGGTTCCGGAGTACCAGAGCGAAGGAGCGCAGCAGCCGAGCGCGTCCGCACCACCATCCATAGATCGACGCCCATCGAGCACCTACAGAGTCGCGAACCTACCCACGCCGACCAAGACGCACATCCGCCCACACCTCACTTGCACTCCAGATGGCCCACCTTCAAAGTCGGGGCCCGCCCCGGTTCTGGAGCGACCAGAGGGAGGGAGCGCAGCGACCGACCGGCGGGAGTGAAGAACCGGGGTTGACAAGGGCCCCGACCCGACCCGCCGCAGGCGGGGCAATAGATTCAGCGCCGGAATTCCGAGGCGTAGTCGGGTACTTCCGACCCGTTGCGCAACTGCTGCCGGCCGCGGCCGACTGTGCGCAGGGCGCCGCTCAGGGTTTCTTCGAATTCGGCGAGTTTGGTGTCGACGTAGTGATCGCAGTCGGCGCGCATCCGGTCGGCGTCGGCGTGCGCGGTATCGATGATCCGGGCCGATTCGGCGTGGGCGGCCCGCACCACCTCGGTCTCCTCGACCAGCCGCCGTTGCTCGGCTTGGCCGTCGGACACCGACCGATCGTAGGACGCCTGTCCGGCCTCTACCGTGCGCTCGGCTTCGGCGCGGGCCCGCCCGGTGACCGTCTCGTATTCGGCTTTCGCGTCGGCGACGAGGCGGGCTGCCTCGGCGGCGGCCGTATCGACTGTGCGGTCGGCGTGTGCGGTGGCTTCGGCGACCATGCGGTCGGCGTGCGCTTTCGCGTCGGCCAGGATGCGGTCGGCTTCGGCGCGGGCGTCGCCGAGGGTGTTCGCGGCCTGCTCGTCGGCGGCGCGCACGGTTTGGTCGGCCTCGCCCCGGGCATCGTCGACGATCTTGTCCCGGTGATCGAGCACATCCTGGGCGTCGTCGATCTCGGTGGGCAGTGCTTCGCGGACATCGTCGAGGAGATCGAGCACGTCCGGACGCGGGACGATGCAGTTGCGAGTCGCGGGGATACCCCGTGCCTCTTCGGCGATGGCGACCAGTTCGTCGAGCGCCTCGAATACCCGGTACATGCTCACTGTCCTCCTGCTGACGATCGGCGAGATATCACGCCGTTCCCAGTGTGCCCCGGGGCGGTGGATGCGCCGAACCTACTTTCGGTGTGTCGCCCTTTCCGCCCGATATCGGCGGACTCTGCCGATCAACTGGAGACCTACCCTCCGCTTGGTGTTAGATTCTTAGGTAGCCCCTCCGTCACGCGGGTGGGCCGACTGTCCCTTGCCCGATCGGAACCGCCCATGACCATCCTGCAGCTGCCTACGTCCACGGCACTGAACACCGGGGATCTGGATATCGATTGGCCGGAACCGTTCACGCCGGGTGTCCGGCAGCGGTTGCAGCGGTATCTGCGCGGCGACCGCCCCTTTCCTCAGTTGATTCGTTTCGCCCTGGTCGGCGGATTGAGCAATATTTCCTATGTGCTGCTCTTCCTGAGCCTCACCGGCGCCGGGACGCTGCTGGCCAATGTCGCCGGGTCGGTGGTGAGCACCGTGCTCGCCAACGAACTGCATCGCCGGCTCACCTTCCACGCCGCGGAACGGATCGGCTGGTTCACGGCACAGTGGGAGGGCGGCGGACTGGCCCTGCTGGGGCTGGGCATCAGCACCGCGGCACTGGCCACGCTGGGAGTTCTCGCGCCGACGCTGAACGAACCGGCACAGGCGGCCGCGGTGCTGGCGATCAGCGCCGCGGTGGGTGGTCTGCGTTTCCTGGCGCTGCGCGGGCTGGTGTTCGGGCCGCTGCGGCGGGCCCGGGAAGTGACCGCCCAGCGGGGTGGATCAGCCCGCCCGCTCGGCCAGCCGGTCGAGTAGCCGTTTGTGCACCAGCGACGGCAGCATATCGCTGACATCGCCGCCGAATGCCGCCACTTCTTTGACCAGGGAGCTGGACAGATAACTGAAGGTGGGGTTGGTGGCGATGAAGAACGTGTCGACGCCGGAGAGTTTCTTGTTCATCTGCGCCATCTGCAGTTCGTAGCCGAAGTCCCCGGCATCGCGCAGTCCCTTGACGATCGCGCTGATGCCCTGTTCCCGGGCGAAATCGACCAGTAGCCCGTCCCAGGACGCGACCCGCACGTTCGGCAGGTCCGCGGTGGCATCGCGCAGCATCTCGATCCGCTCGTCGATGCCGAACATGCCCTGCTTCTTCTTGTTGATCATCACGGTGATGACGACCTCGTCGAACTGCTCCGCCACCCGGCGGAACACGTCGAGATGGCCGTTGGTCACCGGATCGAAGGACCCCGGGCACAAAGCTCCTGCCATGGATCAGACGCTAGCAGGTTCGTGCGATCCGGCACGGGTCACGCCGAGGTACACCGCCGACTCGATCCGGGTCTCCCCGTAGCGGCGCGCGGGCCGGCCGTCGAACCCTGCGGGCCAGACGATTTCGGCCGAGCGCGCGGAACGTTCGATCAGCAGCAGCGCGTCGCCGGCGAGCCAGCCGTGGGCCGCGAGGGCCACGAGGTCGGCGTGCACGGCGTCGGTGGGCAGATCGTAGGGCGGATCGGCGAAAACGAGATCGAAATCCCCTGCGCCGCCCTGCGCCAGCACGTGGGCCACCGCCCCGATCCGCACCTGGGCCCCGGGCATCCCCAGTTCCGCGATATTGCCGCGGAGTACCGCCGCCGCCCGCCGGTCCGATTCGACCAGTAGCGCCGCGACGGCCCCTCGGGACAGGGCCTCGAGCCCGAGTGCCCCCGACCCGGCGTAGAGATCGAGCACCCGCGCGCCGTCGAGGTCCATCCGCGCCTCGATCGACGAGAACAGTGCCTCCCGCACCCGATCCGAGGTGGGCCGGGTGCCCGCGGGCGGCACCCGCAGGCGCCGCCCACCGGCGGTTCCGGCGACGATCCGCGTCATTCGGATTCGCGCTCGCCCAGTTCGACGAGCAGGTCACCGCCTTCGACCTGCTGTACCTGCGCGATGGCCACCCGGCCCACCACTCCCCCACGCGGGGCGGTGATGGCGGCTTCCATCTTCATGGCCTCGATGGTGCCGATGGTGTCACCGGAGGCGACGGTTTCGCCTTCCGCGACGGTCAGGGTGACCACGCCGGCGAACGGCGCGGCGATGTGGTGGGGGTTGTTCTTGTCGGCTTTCTCGGCGGCGGGGATCTCGCTGGCGATGGAGCGATCCCGCACCGAAACCGGGCGGAGTTGCCCGTTGAGAATGCACATCACCGTGCGCATACCGCGTTCGTCGGGTTCGGCGATCGCTTCCAGCCCGATGAGCAGGATGACGCCCTTCTCCAGCTGTACCCGGTGTTCCTCGCCGTGGCGCAGGCCGTAGAAGAACTGATTCGCCGACAGGCCGGTGGTGTCACCGTATTTGTCCCGGTGCGCCAGGAATTCGGTGGTCGGACCGGGGAACAGCAACCGGTTGAGGGTCCCGCGCCGCTCGTCGGAGGTGCCCGCCAGCCCGGCCTCGTCTTCCGCGGTGAGCGGGGTTTCGGGTTTGGGGGTGCCGCGTCCGGCGAGCGCCTTCTCCCGGAACGGTTCGGGCCAGCCGCCGGCCGGCGTGCCGAGATCGCCGCGCAGGAACCCGATCACCGAATCGGGAATGTCGTAGCGACCGGGATCGGCGGCGAAGGCCTCGATATCGATCCCCGATCCGACCAGCGACAACGCGAGATCACCGACCACCTTCGACGACGGGGTGACCTTGATCAACCGGCCCAGCAGCCGATCGGCGGCCGCGTATTTCGCCTCGACCTCTTCGAACCGGTCACCCAGTCCGAGGGCGATGGCCTGCTGGCGCAGATTCGACAGCTGGCCGCCGGGGATCTCGTGGGTGTAGACGCGGCCGGTCGGGGCGGGCAGCCCGGACTCGAACGGGGCGTAGACCTTCCGCAGCGCTTCCCAGTACGGTTCCAGATCGCACACATTGCGCAGGTTCAATCCGGTGTCGTGCTCGCTGTGCGCGGCCGCGGCGACGATCGCCGAGAGCGCGGGCTGGCTGGTCGTGCCGGCCATCGCCGCGGACGCCCCGTCCACTGCGTCCGCGCCCGCCTGCCACGCGGCGAGGTAGGTGGCCAGCTGACCGCCGGGGGTGTCATGGGTGTGCACGTGGACGGGCAGATCGAAATTACTGCGCAGTGCGGTGACCAGTTTCACCGCGGCGGGGGCGCGCAGCAGTCCGGCCATATCTTTGATCGCGAGCACGTGCGCGCCGGCGTCCACGATCTGCTCGGCGAGTTTCAGGTAGTAGTCCAGGGTGTAGAGCTTCTCGCCCGGATCGGCGAGATCCCCGGTGTAGGACAGCGCGACCTCGGCGATCGCGGTGCCGGTTTCGCGGACGGCGTCGATCGCGGGCCGCATCTGGTCGACATTGTTGAGGGCGTCGAAGATCCGGAAGATATCGATTCCGGTATCGGTGGCCTCGGCGACGAACGCGCGGGTCACTCGCTCGGGATAGGGCGTGTAACCGACGGTGTTGCGGCCCCGCAGCAGCATCTGCAGGCAGATGTTCGGGATCGCCTCGCGCAGCGCGGCCAACCGCTCCCAGGGATCTTCGTAGAGGAACCGCAACGCGACGTCATAGGTCGCCCCGCCCCACGCCTCGATCGACAGTAATTCCGGCGTCAACCGCGCCACATGCCCGGCCACATCCAGCAACCCGTTGGTCCGCACCCGCGTGGCCAGCAGTGATTGATGCGCGTCCCGGAACGTGGTGTCGGTGACCCCGACCGCTTTCTGCTCCCGCAACGCGGCCGCGAAACCGTCGGGCCCCAACGTGAGCAGTTTCTGCCGTGACCCGTCCGGCGGCGGCACCGACAGATCGATCGAGGGCAGCTTGTCGTGCGGATACACCGAGGTCGGCCGGGCGCCGTGCGGTTTGTTCACTGTCACATCGGCCAGATAGTTCAGGATCTTGGTGCCGCGATCGGCGGGTTCGCGGGTTGCCAGGAGTTCCGGGCGTTCGTCGATGAACGAAGTGGTGATCCGGCCGGCG
This genomic window contains:
- the mutM gene encoding bifunctional DNA-formamidopyrimidine glycosylase/DNA-(apurinic or apyrimidinic site) lyase, with the protein product MPELPEVEVVRRGLAEHLCGRTVESVTVTHPRSVRRHVAGAADMAARLTGLSVVAAERRGKYLWLTFDESDGESADTALVVHLGMSGQMLVQPAGAPVEKHAHIRATLDDGQELRFVDQRTFGGWVLAPLVEVDGDLLPDLLAHIARDPLDPRFDDDRVVATLRTKNTEIKRVLLDQAVVSGIGNIYADEALWRARVHGGRIAATLTRPALRTLLTEARAVMGDALAAGGTSFDSLYVNVNGESGYFERALAVYGRGDRPCTRCGAVIVREKFMNRSSYSCPRCQPPPRVRRGSS
- the coaD gene encoding pantetheine-phosphate adenylyltransferase, with protein sequence MAGALCPGSFDPVTNGHLDVFRRVAEQFDEVVITVMINKKKQGMFGIDERIEMLRDATADLPNVRVASWDGLLVDFAREQGISAIVKGLRDAGDFGYELQMAQMNKKLSGVDTFFIATNPTFSYLSSSLVKEVAAFGGDVSDMLPSLVHKRLLDRLAERAG
- a CDS encoding dihydrofolate reductase family protein, translated to MRKLTYYVAATIDGFIATEEGSVDFFPVGGDHGPAITAQYPETLPSQVRATLGIDKRNENFDTVIMGRRTHDFGVRTGTASPYAHLRQFVVSTTLKARPDPAVELISGDPVAAVGELKSEKGLGIWLCGGGELARTLLPEIDQIFLKLYPIVLGHGRPLFGTGPRLPEPADFRVITSQVFEDGVAFVKYGRTG
- a CDS encoding GtrA family protein — translated: MTILQLPTSTALNTGDLDIDWPEPFTPGVRQRLQRYLRGDRPFPQLIRFALVGGLSNISYVLLFLSLTGAGTLLANVAGSVVSTVLANELHRRLTFHAAERIGWFTAQWEGGGLALLGLGISTAALATLGVLAPTLNEPAQAAAVLAISAAVGGLRFLALRGLVFGPLRRAREVTAQRGGSARPLGQPVE
- a CDS encoding DivIVA domain-containing protein gives rise to the protein MYRVFEALDELVAIAEEARGIPATRNCIVPRPDVLDLLDDVREALPTEIDDAQDVLDHRDKIVDDARGEADQTVRAADEQAANTLGDARAEADRILADAKAHADRMVAEATAHADRTVDTAAAEAARLVADAKAEYETVTGRARAEAERTVEAGQASYDRSVSDGQAEQRRLVEETEVVRAAHAESARIIDTAHADADRMRADCDHYVDTKLAEFEETLSGALRTVGRGRQQLRNGSEVPDYASEFRR
- the rnc gene encoding ribonuclease III — translated: MTAGKDEPGEPGDHASLIAALGVELAPDLLRLALTHRSYAYENGGLPTNERLEFLGDSVLGLSITERLYHEHPEKSEGELAKLRASVVNMHALAEVARNLGAGGLGVHLLLGKGEELTGGRDKPSILADGMESLLGAVHLEHGIDVAREVVLRLFADLLERGPRMGAGLDFKTSLQELTAERGLGVPSYEISSTGPDHDKEFTATTVIAGNAYGQGVGRSKKEAEQKAAGAAYRALTGES
- a CDS encoding pyruvate carboxylase; its protein translation is MFSKVLVANRGEIAIRAFRAAYELGVGTVAVFPHEDRNSVHRLKADEAYEIGEEGHPVRAYLSVDAIIEAAKTAGADAIYPGYGFLSENPDLAAACAREGITFIGPSAEVLELAGNKARAIAAAKAAGLPVLNSSAPSADLAELLAAAESMEFPIFVKAVAGGGGRGMRRVAERAGLREAIEAASREAESAFGDPTVFLEQAVVNPRHIEVQILADAQGEVMHLFERDCSLQRRHQKVIELAPAPNLDPGLRDRICADAVAFARQIGYSCAGTVEFLLDERGNHVFIEMNPRIQVEHTVTEEITDVDLVQSQLRIAAGESLADLGLSQDKVTIRGAALQCRITTEDPANGFRPDTGRITAYRTPGGAGIRLDGGANLGAEIGAYFDSMLVKLTCRGRDFPTAVARARRALMEFRIRGVTTNIPFLLAVLDDEDFTAGRITTSFIDERPELLATREPADRGTKILNYLADVTVNKPHGARPTSVYPHDKLPSIDLSVPPPDGSRQKLLTLGPDGFAAALREQKAVGVTDTTFRDAHQSLLATRVRTNGLLDVAGHVARLTPELLSIEAWGGATYDVALRFLYEDPWERLAALREAIPNICLQMLLRGRNTVGYTPYPERVTRAFVAEATDTGIDIFRIFDALNNVDQMRPAIDAVRETGTAIAEVALSYTGDLADPGEKLYTLDYYLKLAEQIVDAGAHVLAIKDMAGLLRAPAAVKLVTALRSNFDLPVHVHTHDTPGGQLATYLAAWQAGADAVDGASAAMAGTTSQPALSAIVAAAAHSEHDTGLNLRNVCDLEPYWEALRKVYAPFESGLPAPTGRVYTHEIPGGQLSNLRQQAIALGLGDRFEEVEAKYAAADRLLGRLIKVTPSSKVVGDLALSLVGSGIDIEAFAADPGRYDIPDSVIGFLRGDLGTPAGGWPEPFREKALAGRGTPKPETPLTAEDEAGLAGTSDERRGTLNRLLFPGPTTEFLAHRDKYGDTTGLSANQFFYGLRHGEEHRVQLEKGVILLIGLEAIAEPDERGMRTVMCILNGQLRPVSVRDRSIASEIPAAEKADKNNPHHIAAPFAGVVTLTVAEGETVASGDTIGTIEAMKMEAAITAPRGGVVGRVAIAQVQQVEGGDLLVELGERESE
- a CDS encoding YceD family protein, giving the protein MPADTTARKHSGAPRRAHGEGFVLDVRSLGRAPGSMRELRRTVTTTERLGLDLAGVSADTEVELDLRLQSVSEGVLVTGSLDAPVSGECSRCLEQFTHTVHLSLTELFAYPDSTTDQTAADDEIYRMTDDLIDLEPLVVDQLGLELPLQPLCSPDCPGLCPECGVRMAIAGSDHRHEILDPRWAGLAKFAPGSPGSGSPDEGAATGDHSTDTARNSTEEN
- the rpmF gene encoding 50S ribosomal protein L32, whose protein sequence is MAVPKRRMSRSNTRSRRSQWKAAAPTLITCPNRACGQKTPPHIACPSCGTYKGRQVVSPV
- the rsmD gene encoding 16S rRNA (guanine(966)-N(2))-methyltransferase RsmD — translated: MTRIVAGTAGGRRLRVPPAGTRPTSDRVREALFSSIEARMDLDGARVLDLYAGSGALGLEALSRGAVAALLVESDRRAAAVLRGNIAELGMPGAQVRIGAVAHVLAQGGAGDFDLVFADPPYDLPTDAVHADLVALAAHGWLAGDALLLIERSARSAEIVWPAGFDGRPARRYGETRIESAVYLGVTRAGSHEPASV